DNA from Evansella sp. LMS18:
AAAGACCATCTCCGTGTCGACCTTATTGATAATTTAACAAAAAAGTGGCCGATGAGAGCTCAAGTTGGTTTTTATTTTTTTACGACATTTCTATGTTTCCTTTTCGTCATTAGTTTAATTAAAGGAAGCTTCCACATGACCCTGGACAGATGGTCGGTAAAGCTGACTATGCTGCCGCTTCCCCAAGGTATTGTTTACTTAGCTTTATTAGTTGGCTCCCTGTTCATGTTCTGGTTTTTCCTGCACCAGTTAGTCAGTTATATAAGAATGTATGTGAAAAATAAAGAAGGGGGTGCCGTGAAATGACAATGCTGCTGATGCTTGCTGCATTAATCATTGGTCTGATAATCGGTATCCCGGCAGTGTTTTCCATGGGATTAGCAACGCTGCTTTATTTTATTCTTGAACGAGGATTATTCGATGTACCGGACTTTATGATAGCCCAACGGACCGTATTTGGCCTTGATAAATTCGCACTCCTTGCGATCCCGCTGTTTTTATTAGTTGGTAAAGTGATGAACGAATCGGGAGTAACCCACCGCCTGTTTGATTTTGCAAAAGCACTGGTAGGACACTTCCGTGGAGGACTAGGCCAGGTGAACATTTTAGCCAGTGTTATTTTTGCGGGGATGAGTGGTTCTGCGACCGCTGATGCTGCAGGTCTTGGTGCTGTGGAAATAAAGGCGATGAAGGATGCTAAATATCCGACGAAATTTGCCTGCAGTATAACTGCAGCTTCTTCACTGATAGGACCGGTGATACCTCCAAGTATACCGATTGTTCTATACGCAATTGTAGCCGGCGTCTCGGTAAACCAACTTTTAATTGCCGGGATAATCCCAGGAATTCTGATGGCCCTGGCACTAAGTATATTTGTTGCCTACCAGGCGATTAAATATAATTACCCAACGGAAGCTAAGGCTTCTATGAGAAGAATAGCAAGCACTGGTAAACGGGCAATTCTTCCCTTGATGACACCTGTCATCCTTGTCGGAGGAATCTTATCCGGGGTATTTACAGCTACGGAAGCTGCAGCTGTTGGATCTTTATATGCAATTATCCTTGCATGTATTATTTACAGGTCTATTTCCCTGTCCCATCTGTACGATATATGCAAACGGACCATGCAGGACAGCGCTGTTATTATGATAATTTTAGCTGTATCTAATATTTTCGCCTGGATTTTAACCCGTGAAAGAGTCCCGCTGGTTTTCACAGACTTTATTACAGCACTTACAGAAAACTATTACCTCGTAATGGGTTTATGTTTACTATTCCTTTTATTCCTTGGAATGTTTCTATCCTCCATCGTTTCAATCACGATTGCCACACCGGTATTAATACCACTAGTTATGGAAGTAGGGGGAGATCCACTTCACTTTGGAATCATTATGATTTTAGCGCTAATGATGGGAGAGGTTACACCGCCGTTTGGTATGGTGCTGTTCGCCATTACCCGTGTCGGCAAAATACCATTTATCGACCTCGTGCGAGGCGTAGTTCCGTATTTAATTCCTATTTTCATCTTGCTTGTAATTCTAATAGCATTCCCGCAAATCGTACTATTTCTGCCGAAGTTACTAATGTAGCGAAGGGGTGAAGCACTTGCTTGATATACAAAAACAAAAAGTATTTATTACCGATGTAACTGGACGAGACGGCTTTCAGATGGAAAAGGACTGGATACCAACAGAGCAGAAGATAGCAATTATTAATGGGATTATCAGAACAGGAGTGAAACGTGTAGAATTAACTTCTTTCGTATCTCCTAAAGCGGTACCTCAGCTGAAGGATGCAAAAGAAGTTGTCGGCGGAATTGAGAAGGGTGATACGCAAATCGCAGTATTAGTCCCTAATAAAAAAGGGGCTGAAATGGCAGTTGAAACGGAGATCGATGAAATTAATGCCGTTATTTCTGTGAGTGAGACACATAATAAGAAAAATGTACGGAAAACGCTGGACCAGTCTATTCAGGAAATCAGCTCGATTAATCGTATTGCTAAAGAGCATGGGAAGAAACTAAACGTGGGGCTCGCAACGACATTCGGGTGCCCGTTTGAAGGGCTCTACCCAGTACAGAAAGTGGAAGAGCTTATTCGGAGATTAACTGAATTAGAGATTAACAGCTTTGCGCTGTCTGATACAACCGGGATGGCAAATCCACAGCAGGTGTTTTATTTTGTGGAATATCTAAAGTCTGCTTTTCCGGAAGAAACTTTCTCCTTACATCTTCATAATACAAGAGGTATGGGACTTTCAAACATGCTGGCCGGGGTGCAGGCAGGCATTGAAGCTTTTGACGCCGCTTTAGGCGGCATAGGCGGATGCCCGTTTGCACCAGGAGCCACAGGAAATGTGTGCTTAGAAGATTCGGTTCATATGTTTGAACAAATGGGCATTATAACTGGCATCGATCTTGAATTGCTTATTGGCGAAGCGAAAAATCTGGAATCAGTTCTCGGTTATACATTACCGGGGCAAGTAATGAAGTCTGGACAGTCAACTAAGACATATCAAGCTAGAAAGGAGAGTGTCAGCAAATGTCATTAAATGAAATGGAACATAAGAAGCCTCTTGAAGGGGTTCGGGTAATAGAATTCGGATCGTTCATTGCAGGTCCGTTCTGTTCTCGGTTATTAGCCGACTTCGGAGCTGAAGTGATAAAGGTGGAAACACCGAATCAAGGAGATCCAATGAGAAACTGGGGACTTGCCAAGTATAAAGGCAAGTCGCTGTGGTGGCCTATTCAGTCCAGGAATAAAAAATGCATTACCCTTAACCTTAAGACCGAGGAGGGCCAGCGCATTGCCAAAGACTTAGTGAAGGAGGCAGACATTGTCGTTGAAAACTTCCGTCCAGGGACGATGGAGAAATGGAACCTTGGTTATGAGTCTTTAAAAAAAGTGAACCGGAAAGTTATTATGGTACGGATATCCGGCTTTGGCCAAACCGGACCGTATAAAGATAAAGCAGGCTTCGGCAGTGTAGGCGAGGCAATCGGAGGGATCAGAAATATAACCGGGTATCCTGATAAGCCGCCCACAAGAGTTGGTATTGCAATTGGCGACTCCCTTGCATCAATGTTCGGAGCGATCGGGGCTTTAATGGCTCTTCATCACCGAAATCAGTCTCCGGAAAATGAAGGCCAGTTTATTGATGTTGCATTATATGAATCTGTGTTCGCCGTAATGGAAAGCTCGATCACTGAATATATGAAGGTAGGAGCCGTCAGGGAAAGAACAGGTACGATTCTGCCAGGGGTGGCTCCGTCAAACAACTACCCGACAAAGGATGGGAAGTGGGTAGTTATCGGCGCTAACGCTGATAATGTATGGAAACGGCTCGCAAAAGTAATGGGGCAGTCCGAGCTTGCGGAAGACAGTAAATTTAAAGACCATGATGCCCGTGGCGAAAATCAGGCCGAACTTGATATGCTCATCGCCAACTGGACGAAGACATTTAACTTAGAGGATCTCGTGCCTCTTCTTGATGAGGCTGGTGTTCCAGCAGGAGGCATTTATACAGTAGAGGATATCGCCAACGATATTCATTATAAAATGAGAGATATGATCTTATCCGTCCATGATAAAGAGCTGGGTGAACTTCATATTCCGGGAATCGTCCCGAAAATGAGTGAAACCCCTGGAAAAGTAGAATGGACTGGCCCTAACCTGGGAGAACATAATGAAGATGTATATCGAAACCTCTTAAAGTATGATAAAGACAAATATGAACGTTTATCCAAGGAAGGGATTATTTAGGTGAAGAAAAGTCAGCCCATAATAGATTGCGGGCTGGCTGTTTAATATATAGGGAGGAGATAGAGTATGCTTTATAAACAGCTTGGAAGTACAGGTGTTGAAGTTTCCGCTTTATGTTTAGGAACAATGGCTTTTGGAAGGTGGATTGATGAAGATGCCTCTGTTTCTATATTAGAAACAGCCCTCAGCCAGGGTATCAACTTTATCGATACTGCTAATTACTACGGGAAAGGCCAGGATGAAGAATTCCCATATGGAACAGGGGCTTCTGAAGAGATCATAGGAAAGTTTCTTAAAGGAAAAAGAGATCAGGTCATCCTTGCTACGAAAGTAGGCTTGCCAACAGGAAGGGGCAGAAACCAATCAGGGTTATCGCGGACACATATAATGAAAGAAGTAGATGCTTCTTTGCGAAGGCTTCAAACTGATTATATCGATTTGTACCAGGTTCATCATTTTGACCCAAATACCCCGATGGAAGAGACGCTCAGCACATTAAATGACTTGATCCGCCAGGGAAAGGTGCGCTACATAGGCTGTTCTAATTTCGCAGCATGGCAGATCGCCAAGTCCCACGCAGTGAGTGAAAAGATTAACGGGGAAAAATTTATCTCTGTACAGCCTCCATACAATTTACTCCAGCGGGACATTGAGAAGGAAATCCTGCCTTTTTCGCAATCAGAAGGCACAGGGGTTATTGTGTACAGTCCGATGGCCAGGGGATTACTGTCAGGAAAGTATACAGGCCTACATGATGCACCGCCTCCGGAAAGCCGTGCTGCCCATGGTGAGGTGAAAATCAAAGAATTATTTACCGCCCGCAACTTTGAGCTGGTTGGACAGCTAAAAGTAATCGCAGAAAAAAATGACGTAAGTTTATCCCAGTTCGCGCTCTCCTGGGTCCTGAACCAAAAGACAGTTACTTCAGCAATTATTGGAGCAAGTAAAGACCACCATGTAACAGACGCAGTAGAAATAAGCGACTGGCAGTGGCCGGATGAACTAAGGGATGAAGTAAATGAAGTTTTAAGAGGATTTTAACTGACGAATTCGGCATGTGGAAGGTAGATTTTAATTAAAAAGGACCGTTCAAGATATCTGAACGGTTTTTTTGTTTTCATGAGTAGCTTAGTTTGGCGAAATTTTTAAATAATTATTTGGTGTTTAGCAAAAATCTCCGTTATATAAGCATCCATATCACCTTCAATATGATAAAATAATACTAAAATATACCAATTGCGAGATTGGTTTTATTAAGAAACGTGGTGAATAAATTGATCGTTTACGAAGCAACAAAATCGGAATTTCTTAAAGACGTGTTTGCGGACAAGCTGGTCCAGCACATTCAGGATAATTATGAAGCAAAGGTCGGCCGGATTAATGAGAGTGAGGTCCGTTCCTGGGACAACTCCATGCAGTATATGTATCGTGTTTTGATGGATCAGGAAATTCCTGAGGACGCTGGCGTTGCAATAGAGTTCAAGATCCCTTATACGTCCAAGCGGGTGGATATGCTTATTTCAGGCTATGAAAAAGACCGGCGTGGATCTGTAGTAATTGTTGAGCTGAAGCAATGGGACAAGGTGGAAAAGATCGTCGGGAAAGAAGCTATTGTTAAAACTAAATTCAGGCACGGTCTTACGGAGACTACACATCCGTCCTATCAGGCCTGGTCTTATGCAGCTCTAATTGAGGACTATAATGAAAACGCTCAAAAAGAGGATCTTCAGCTTTATCCATGTGCTTATTTACATAATTACATCCATCAAAAAGAAAATGACCCTCTGACAGATCCAATATATGAGTTTTATGTGGAGAAGGCACCTGTGTTTTTAAAAGGCGATGCCCAGAAACTCCGTGATTTTATTAAGCGGTATATCCATACTGGGGACCAGAAGAAAAACCTTTATGAGATTGAAAAAGGAAGAATACGTCCTTCCAAGTCGCTTCAGGATGCTCTCAGCAAAATGCTGAAAGGCAACCGGGAATTTGTCATGATAGATGACCAAAAAGTCGTTTATGAGACGGCATTGCAGCTGGCAAACCAAGCGTTGAGAACAAAGACGAAGGAAGTTTTAGTGATCGAAGGTGGACCAGGAACCGGGAAGTCTGTCCTGGCAATTAACCTGCTGGTTGAGATGACTAAGCGCGGACTCGTAAGCCAGTATGTTACTAAGAACGCTGCTCCAAGAAACATTTATGCCGCAAAATTAAAGCAGGATTTCCGTAAAGGCCATATCGATAATCTGTTTAAAGGATCCGGCTCGTATATTGACGCTCCACGTGATGAGTTCGATTGCCTCATTGTAGATGAAGCCCATCGTTTGAACGAAAAATCAGGTATGTTCTCACACCTGGGGGAGAACCAGACAAAGGAAATCATGGCCGCTTCCAAGCTGGCGATTTACTTTATAGACGAACGGCAGAGAGTAACTCTTAAGGATGCCGGAAGCATAGATGAGATTAAACATTTTGCCGAGGCAGAAGGGGCTAACGTGACAACAATGAAGCTGGAGTCACAGTTCAGATGCAATGGCTCAGACGGTTACCTGGCTTGGGTGGACGATGTATTGCAGATCCGGGAAACAGCAAACACGCATCATATGGGAGCAACCTACGACTTCAGAGTATATTCAGACCCGAATGAACTAAGAGAAGAAATTACCAAGCTTAATGAGAAAAACAATAAAGCCAGGCTTGTAGCAGGCTACTGCTGGAACTGGGCAAAGGAAGGGAAAGCAGATCCAAATCATTATGATATCGTGCTTGAAGAAACGGGCTTTGCAATGAGCTGGAACT
Protein-coding regions in this window:
- a CDS encoding CaiB/BaiF CoA-transferase family protein, with protein sequence MSLNEMEHKKPLEGVRVIEFGSFIAGPFCSRLLADFGAEVIKVETPNQGDPMRNWGLAKYKGKSLWWPIQSRNKKCITLNLKTEEGQRIAKDLVKEADIVVENFRPGTMEKWNLGYESLKKVNRKVIMVRISGFGQTGPYKDKAGFGSVGEAIGGIRNITGYPDKPPTRVGIAIGDSLASMFGAIGALMALHHRNQSPENEGQFIDVALYESVFAVMESSITEYMKVGAVRERTGTILPGVAPSNNYPTKDGKWVVIGANADNVWKRLAKVMGQSELAEDSKFKDHDARGENQAELDMLIANWTKTFNLEDLVPLLDEAGVPAGGIYTVEDIANDIHYKMRDMILSVHDKELGELHIPGIVPKMSETPGKVEWTGPNLGEHNEDVYRNLLKYDKDKYERLSKEGII
- a CDS encoding DUF2075 domain-containing protein, coding for MIVYEATKSEFLKDVFADKLVQHIQDNYEAKVGRINESEVRSWDNSMQYMYRVLMDQEIPEDAGVAIEFKIPYTSKRVDMLISGYEKDRRGSVVIVELKQWDKVEKIVGKEAIVKTKFRHGLTETTHPSYQAWSYAALIEDYNENAQKEDLQLYPCAYLHNYIHQKENDPLTDPIYEFYVEKAPVFLKGDAQKLRDFIKRYIHTGDQKKNLYEIEKGRIRPSKSLQDALSKMLKGNREFVMIDDQKVVYETALQLANQALRTKTKEVLVIEGGPGTGKSVLAINLLVEMTKRGLVSQYVTKNAAPRNIYAAKLKQDFRKGHIDNLFKGSGSYIDAPRDEFDCLIVDEAHRLNEKSGMFSHLGENQTKEIMAASKLAIYFIDERQRVTLKDAGSIDEIKHFAEAEGANVTTMKLESQFRCNGSDGYLAWVDDVLQIRETANTHHMGATYDFRVYSDPNELREEITKLNEKNNKARLVAGYCWNWAKEGKADPNHYDIVLEETGFAMSWNLDNTATWAIDTESVNEIGCIHTSQGLEFDYVGVIIGDDLGYRDGQVITDPTKRAKTDNSLRGLKKMQKEDPEKAAKLADEIIRNTYRTLMTRGQKGCFIYCTDIDLEKYFRERLEKVKFEYAENEFFKPVSKVAEKCEKYKK
- a CDS encoding hydroxymethylglutaryl-CoA lyase, with the protein product MLDIQKQKVFITDVTGRDGFQMEKDWIPTEQKIAIINGIIRTGVKRVELTSFVSPKAVPQLKDAKEVVGGIEKGDTQIAVLVPNKKGAEMAVETEIDEINAVISVSETHNKKNVRKTLDQSIQEISSINRIAKEHGKKLNVGLATTFGCPFEGLYPVQKVEELIRRLTELEINSFALSDTTGMANPQQVFYFVEYLKSAFPEETFSLHLHNTRGMGLSNMLAGVQAGIEAFDAALGGIGGCPFAPGATGNVCLEDSVHMFEQMGIITGIDLELLIGEAKNLESVLGYTLPGQVMKSGQSTKTYQARKESVSKCH
- a CDS encoding TRAP transporter small permease, producing the protein MAEKIHKKIYSYAEYALEHFATFLFILFFIAVILQVFFRYVLSAPLTWSEEAARYLNVWAVLLGAALAVKRKDHLRVDLIDNLTKKWPMRAQVGFYFFTTFLCFLFVISLIKGSFHMTLDRWSVKLTMLPLPQGIVYLALLVGSLFMFWFFLHQLVSYIRMYVKNKEGGAVK
- a CDS encoding aldo/keto reductase; its protein translation is MLYKQLGSTGVEVSALCLGTMAFGRWIDEDASVSILETALSQGINFIDTANYYGKGQDEEFPYGTGASEEIIGKFLKGKRDQVILATKVGLPTGRGRNQSGLSRTHIMKEVDASLRRLQTDYIDLYQVHHFDPNTPMEETLSTLNDLIRQGKVRYIGCSNFAAWQIAKSHAVSEKINGEKFISVQPPYNLLQRDIEKEILPFSQSEGTGVIVYSPMARGLLSGKYTGLHDAPPPESRAAHGEVKIKELFTARNFELVGQLKVIAEKNDVSLSQFALSWVLNQKTVTSAIIGASKDHHVTDAVEISDWQWPDELRDEVNEVLRGF
- a CDS encoding TRAP transporter large permease, yielding MTMLLMLAALIIGLIIGIPAVFSMGLATLLYFILERGLFDVPDFMIAQRTVFGLDKFALLAIPLFLLVGKVMNESGVTHRLFDFAKALVGHFRGGLGQVNILASVIFAGMSGSATADAAGLGAVEIKAMKDAKYPTKFACSITAASSLIGPVIPPSIPIVLYAIVAGVSVNQLLIAGIIPGILMALALSIFVAYQAIKYNYPTEAKASMRRIASTGKRAILPLMTPVILVGGILSGVFTATEAAAVGSLYAIILACIIYRSISLSHLYDICKRTMQDSAVIMIILAVSNIFAWILTRERVPLVFTDFITALTENYYLVMGLCLLFLLFLGMFLSSIVSITIATPVLIPLVMEVGGDPLHFGIIMILALMMGEVTPPFGMVLFAITRVGKIPFIDLVRGVVPYLIPIFILLVILIAFPQIVLFLPKLLM